The following are from one region of the Falco cherrug isolate bFalChe1 chromosome 19, bFalChe1.pri, whole genome shotgun sequence genome:
- the MLLT11 gene encoding protein AF1q, which produces MLDTISSQYDSFIYWRMPIPQLDVAELEGLGLSDMALYKPKGGLGKLVGEQDQVSQDISQEEDTLLQFNSFNFWRAPIASISSLDFDLI; this is translated from the coding sequence ATGCTGGACACCATCAGCAGCCAGTATGATTCCTTCATCTACTGGAGGATGCCAATCCCGCAGCTGGacgtggcagagctggaggggctggggctcagcGACATGGCCCTCTACAAACCCAAAGGAGGGCTGGGCAAGCTCGTCGGCGAGCAGGATCAGGTCAGCCAGGACATCTCCCAAGAAGAGGACACACTGCTGCAGTTCAACAGCTTTAATTTCTGGAGAGCTCCTATCGCTAGCATTAGCTCATTAGATTTTGATCTAATTTGA
- the CDC42SE1 gene encoding CDC42 small effector protein 1, with translation MSDFWHKLGCCVVEKPQPKKRRRRIDRSMIGEPMNFVHLTHIGSGDMAAGEGLPMTGAVQEMRSKGGRERQWSNSRVL, from the exons ATGAGTGACTTCTGGCACAAGCTGGGCTGCTGTGTCGTAGAGAAGCCACAGCCG aagaagaggaggagacgGATCGACCGCTCCATGATCGGGGAGCCCATGAACTTCGTCCACCTGACGCACATTGGCTCTGGTGACATGGCCGCAGGCGAAGGCCTGCCCATG ACTGGCGCCGTCCAGGAGATGAGGTCCAAGGGTGGACGGGAGCGACAGTGGAGCAACTCCCGGGTCTTGTAG
- the BNIPL gene encoding bcl-2/adenovirus E1B 19 kDa-interacting protein 2-like protein isoform X1: MATRMATVMATGDGLDLSEEWQDEDFPGPLPEECLGAGGALRRMRRRLPALERTESTDRSPDASIDLDLDALETPTGSDGFEWEEELPHAWAFAEGAGSRWEPDTEDEQPEESVDLSAVEPYSRVLSHGGYDSEGFGAILLFAACHLPDSSIPRYSYVMENLLRYIMGTLERTVADRYILVCLSGAAARGQIPSFSWMKRCYRAMDRRLRKSLQAVIIVHPTWYIKALVTLFQPFLSPTFSGKVRFAASLRELSRLVPLEPAHIPEPVRRLEPGWDGSRAATR, translated from the exons ATGGCAACAAGGATGGCCACCGTGATGGCCACCGGGGATGGCCTGGACCTGAGCGAGGAGTGGCAGGATGAAGACTTCCCTGG gcCCCTGCCGGAGGAGTGCCTGGGGGCCGGGGGTGCCCTGCGGCGCATGCGGAGGCGGCTGCCAGCGCTGGAGCGGACCGAGAGCACCGATCGCTCGCCCGACGCCAGCATCGACCTCGACCTGGATGCGCTGGAGACACCCACAGGCAGCGACGGCTTCGAGTGGGAGG aggagctgccgCACGCCTGGGCCTTCGCCgagggggctggcagccggTGGGAGCCGGACACGGAGGACGAGCAGCCGGAGGAGAGCGTAGATCTGAGCGCGGTGGAGCCCTACAGCCGAGTCCTCTCCCACGGGG GGTACGACAGTGAGGGCTTCGGCGCCATCCTGCTCTTCGCCGCCTGCCACCTCCCGGATAGCAGCATCCCCCGGTACAGCTACGTGATGGAGAACCTGCTCAG GTACATCATGGGCACCCTGGAGAGGACGGTGGCCGACCGCTACATCCTGGTGTGCCTGAGCGGGGCGGCAGCACGGGGACAGATCCCCTCCTTCAGCTGGATGAAGCGGTGCTACCGAGCGATGGATCGGCG GCTCCGGAAGAGTCTCCAGGCTGTGATCATCGTCCACCCCACCTGGTACATCAAGGCGCTTGTGACGCTTTTCCAGCCCTTTCTCAG ccccaccttcAGCGGCAAGGTCCGGTTTGCTGCCAGCCTGCGGGAGCTCTCCCGGCTTGTCCCCTTGGAGCCGGCACACATCCCCGAGCCCGTCCGGCG GTTAGAGCCGGGTTGGGATGGCAGCCGGGCTGCGACGCGGTGA
- the BNIPL gene encoding bcl-2/adenovirus E1B 19 kDa-interacting protein 2-like protein isoform X2, protein MATRMATVMATGDGLDLSEEWQDEDFPGPLPEECLGAGGALRRMRRRLPALERTESTDRSPDASIDLDLDALETPTGSDGFEWEEELPHAWAFAEGAGSRWEPDTEDEQPEESVDLSAVEPYSRVLSHGGYDSEGFGAILLFAACHLPDSSIPRYSYVMENLLRYIMGTLERTVADRYILVCLSGAAARGQIPSFSWMKRCYRAMDRRLRKSLQAVIIVHPTWYIKALVTLFQPFLSSW, encoded by the exons ATGGCAACAAGGATGGCCACCGTGATGGCCACCGGGGATGGCCTGGACCTGAGCGAGGAGTGGCAGGATGAAGACTTCCCTGG gcCCCTGCCGGAGGAGTGCCTGGGGGCCGGGGGTGCCCTGCGGCGCATGCGGAGGCGGCTGCCAGCGCTGGAGCGGACCGAGAGCACCGATCGCTCGCCCGACGCCAGCATCGACCTCGACCTGGATGCGCTGGAGACACCCACAGGCAGCGACGGCTTCGAGTGGGAGG aggagctgccgCACGCCTGGGCCTTCGCCgagggggctggcagccggTGGGAGCCGGACACGGAGGACGAGCAGCCGGAGGAGAGCGTAGATCTGAGCGCGGTGGAGCCCTACAGCCGAGTCCTCTCCCACGGGG GGTACGACAGTGAGGGCTTCGGCGCCATCCTGCTCTTCGCCGCCTGCCACCTCCCGGATAGCAGCATCCCCCGGTACAGCTACGTGATGGAGAACCTGCTCAG GTACATCATGGGCACCCTGGAGAGGACGGTGGCCGACCGCTACATCCTGGTGTGCCTGAGCGGGGCGGCAGCACGGGGACAGATCCCCTCCTTCAGCTGGATGAAGCGGTGCTACCGAGCGATGGATCGGCG GCTCCGGAAGAGTCTCCAGGCTGTGATCATCGTCCACCCCACCTGGTACATCAAGGCGCTTGTGACGCTTTTCCAGCCCTTTCTCAG CTCCTGGTGA
- the PRUNE1 gene encoding exopolyphosphatase PRUNE1, producing MERFVEGNRAALQEHVRHHQEIHVVMGNEACDLDSTVSALALAYFLAKTSPAPKATFIPVLNIPRADFALRTETTFLLREQGIPATSLIFRDEIDLGGLHRAGLLSLTLVDHHVLPGTDAALEEAVVEVLDHRPLERDRAPGCQVTAELVGSCATLVTERIAQGPPGVLDRTTATLLHGTILLDCINLSPAAGKVTPRDVACVSLLEARFPELPPRDTIFEALQAAKFDVSGLTTEQMLRKDLKVLFGDELALAISAIYMDLETFLRRPSLLQDLDAFCQARGYAGLVAMTISYNERNEPSRQLAVYSQHETLRSTVCRALEEATMPSLHLQPLLSPWSCLGTYTQGNALASRKKVLPILRAALGGPGVTGGPEEEVVPPPTPMNSLVEECPLAQAVPPLCPQDVLERVSRIAAGQPPGSPK from the exons ATGGAGCGGTTCGTGGAGGGGAACcgggcagctctgcag gagcaTGTCCGGCATCACCAGGAGATCCATGTGGTGATGGGCAATGAGGCCTGTGACTTGGACTCCACTGTCTCGGCCCTGGCCCTGGCTTATTTCCTGGCAAAG ACCTCCCCAGCTCCCAAAGCCACCTTCATCCCAGTGCTGAACATCCCTCGTGCCGACTTCGCCCTCCGGACGGAGACAACGTTTCTGCTGCGGGAGCAGGGCATCCCCGCCACCTCCCTCATCTTTCGGGATGAGATCGACCTGGGGGGGCTGCACCGCGCCGGGCTGCTCTCCCTGACGCTGGTCGATCACCACGTCCTGCCCGG CACCGACGCAGCCTTGGAAGAGGCTGTGGTGGAGGTCCTTGATCACCGGCCGTTGGAACGGGACCGAgctcctggctgccaggtgacagcagagctggtgggctCCTGTGCCACGCTGGTGACGGAGCGGATTGCCCAAGGTCCCCCGGGTGTGCTGGACAGAACCACGGCCACACTGCTGCACG GTACTATCCTCCTGGACTGCATCAACCTGAGCCCGGCTGCCGGCAAGGTGACGCCCAGGGACGTGGCGTGTGTCTCCCTGCTTGAGGCGAGGTTCCCCGAGCTGCCACCCCGCGACACCATCTTTGAAGCCTTGCAGGCAGCCAAGTTTGATGTCTCAG GGCTGACGACAGAGCAGATGCTGCGGAAGGACCTCAAAGTCCTCTTCGGCGACGAGCTGGCCCTCGCCATCAGTGCCATCTATATGGACCTGGAG ACCTTCCTACGCCGGCCCAGCTTGCTGCAGGACCTGGATGCTTTCTGCCAGGCTCGGGGCTATGCAGGGCTGGTGGCCATGACAATCTCTTATAACGAGCGCAACGAGCCCTCCCGGCAGCTCGCCGTCTACAGCCAGCATGAGACACTCCGCAGCACG GTGTGCCGGGCGCTGGAGGAGGCGACGATGCCATCCCTGCACCTCCAGCCCCTCCTGAGCCCCTGGTCCTGCCTGGGCACCTACACCCAGGGCAATGCTTTGGCGTCGCGGAAGAAGGTCCTGCCCATCCTgcgggcagccctgggggggccAGGCGTTACTGGGGGTCCGGAGGAAGAGGTGGTCCCGCCACCCACCCCGATGAACAGCCTGGTGGAAGAATGTCCGCTGGCCCAGGCCGTGcccccgctctgcccccagGATGTCCTGGAGCGGGTCAGCCGCATTGCCGCTGGGCAGCCGCCCGGCTCCCCAAAATAA